In one window of Porites lutea chromosome 8, jaPorLute2.1, whole genome shotgun sequence DNA:
- the LOC140945790 gene encoding bone morphogenetic protein 7-like, producing the protein MCTQRLLLVSFLALFASPTDSESTLASTINQVVKPESTVSNAQHEDPTQPSRRNRSNPRVNNSPRKENVSDAQSVKNDTTSLTLQREILALMGLPHRPRLSLNTRLHGRKMSAPLYMMDLYNSLEMNTSDSNGNFCCSSSVMDSRAVGADTIMSYVNHVRGARPKLSRLHATFRFKIETPQGENMTAAEFRIYKEQKFNKLRIPILNVTYRVELHQVRQPGKDLQRLGVLVVRHWEKGWQAFDVTTAGLEWAKEPSKNFGIELSVRTMAGVEVNPFDIGFVGFHGPQEKRPFLVSFYRGDTYRRFFPNQPFPQHSPRRRRSPRSLGPQLADVGSSSKSGNHKSCSRRMLYVSFQRLGWQDWIIAPEGYSAFFCHGECSFPLSAHMNATNHAIVQTLVHLMTPSVVPQPCCSPTKLTAISVLYFDDDNNVVLKKYTNMVVKACGCH; encoded by the exons ATGTGCACGCAGAGATTACTACTCGTGAGCTTCTTAGCTCTGTTCGCGTCTCCAACGGATAGTGAATCCACATTGGCGTCCACCATTAATCAAGTTGTCAAACCCGAGAGTACTGTTAGTAATGCACAACACGAGGACCCAACTCAGCCCTCGCGTCGGAACAGGTCGAATCCTCGAGTTAACAACTCACCAAGAAAGGAGAATGTTAGCGACGCACAATCTGTAAAGAATGATACAACTTCTTTAACGCTGCAGCGCGAAATCTTAGCTCTTATGGGCTTGCCGCATCGTCCTCGCCTCAGTCTTAACACCCGTCTTCATGGCCGCAAAATGTCTGCCCCACTCTATATGATGGACTTGTACAACAGCTTGGAAATGAATACCAGTGATTCAAACGGAAATTTTTGCTGCAGTAGCTCGGTCATGGATTCACGAGCGGTTGGTGCGGACACCATCATGAGCTACGTTAACCATG TTCGCGGTGCGCGGCCCAAGCTTTCCAGACTACACGCTACGTTTCGTTTCAAGATAGAAACACCGCAAGGAGAGAACATGACTGCCGCGGAATTTCGCATTTATAAGGAGCAGAAGTTCAACAAGCTAAGGATCCCAATTTTAAACGTCACGTACCGCGTCGAATTACATCAG GTTCGGCAGCCGGGAAAAGATCTACAGCGGCTGGGCGTCCTTGTTGTACGTCACTGGGAAAAGGGCTGGCAAGCATTTGACGTCACAACTGCTGGACTTGAATGGGCGAAAGAACCCTCTAAGAACTTTGGGATAGAACTTTCGGTGCGTACTATGGCTGGAGTAGAAGTGAACCCATTTGACATCGGTTTTGTCGGTTTTCACGGCCCGCAAGAAAAGCGTCCATTTTTAGTGTCGTTTTACCGTGGTGACACATATCGGCGCTTTTTCCCCAATCAACCTTTTCCCCAGCATTCCCCGAGGCGTCGACGCTCTCCTCGATCTCTCGGGCCTCAGTTAGCCGACGTGGGATCTAGCTCCAAGAGTGGTAACCACAAAAGCTGTAGTCGAAGGATGCTCTACGTAAGTTTCCAGCGATTAGGCTGGCAGGATTGGATCATAGCCCCGGAGGGGTATTCTGCTTTTTTCTGTCATGGCGAGTGTTCCTTTCCTCTCAGCGCACATATGAATGCGACAAATCACGCCATTGTACAAACGCTGGTACATCTAATGACCCCGAGTGTCGTACCTCAGCCTTGCTGCTCTCCGACCAAACTCACGGCTATCTCAGTTCTCTACTTCGACGATGACAACAACGTTGTTCTTAAAAAGTACACGAATATGGTGGTGAAGGCCTGTGGTTGCCATTAG
- the LOC140946669 gene encoding uncharacterized protein codes for MLRASVRERNQQVFGSKSTTLNTYRNASENSKAEIPGAAYLSKTESFIEDHYVRGELFFEFCRDACNKQSHASSTLCSWCTNNRWVGPVTERIPQPVPDKQNSGHFMDVYETPTTGRAPDDYQPRKCLKDLYEQNAISAGNPNTTAAFCATYSVEEKHVIEYLGHLNDINIRKDIGTREAKEKKRLEEELTYKDYQWGILIENGKVEKLKVRQLDLYLKEHGLTTVGIKLDKIKAIRYHYYRQRSPGNGNELSSSEEESEESDTELDDDEDSEDDLVIPDLDEQSTVRKPVLTFVPDDQIAEVTVQANTG; via the exons ATGTTACGCGCTAGTGTACGCGAAAGAAACCAACAAGTGTTCGGTTCGAAATCGACCACG tTAAATACGTACCGAAATGCTTCAGAAAACAGTAAGGCCGAAATACCCGGTGCGGCATATCTTAGTAAAACAGAGAGTTTTATTGAGGACCACTACGTCCGAGGAGagctcttttttgaattttgtcggGATGCCTGCAATAAGCAAAGCCATGCAAGCTCCACACTCTGTTCCTGGTGTACCAACAACAGATGGGTGGGACCAGTAACAGAAAGAATCCCTCAGCCTGTGCCAGACAAGCAAAATTCCGGGCACTTTATGGATGTGTACGAAACGCCGACAACAGGTCGTGCTCCAGACGATTATCAACCGAGGAAATGTCTGAAGGACTTGTACGAACAAAACGCCATCTCTGCGGGCAATCCAAATACCACCGCTGCTTTCTGTGCAACCTATAGTGTCGAGGAAAAGCATGTCATTGAATACCTAGGCCATCTAAATGATATCAACATCAGGAAGGATATTGGAACAAGAGaggctaaggagaaaaaaaggttagaagaGGAACTAACATACAAGGACTACCAGTGGGGCATACTTATTGAGAATGGCAAAGTTGAAAAGCTGAAGGTGAGACAGCTCGACCTGTACCTCAAGGAACATGGCCTGACCACTGTTGGTATAAAGCTGGACAAGATAAAGGCAATTCGCTACCATTACTATCGACAGAGAAGTCCAGGCAACGGGAATGAGTTGTCCAGCAGTGAGGAAGAGAGTGAAGAATCAGATACGGAGttagatgatgacgaggatagcGAAGATGATCTTGTCATTCCTGATCTCGATGAACAGTCAACTGTTCGTAagccagttttaacttttgtaccagatgaccaaatagctgaagttactgtacaagcaaacactggatga